A single region of the Duganella sp. BuS-21 genome encodes:
- a CDS encoding glycoside hydrolase family 18 protein: MQAKLLPLVAALAASIPVPHAAASEVVGYYPGWKHASFPVSKVDASKLTMALYAFVDLCWDGKHGNPEPSVNDVAPCQEPLNGALAWRDEASDAANLRALAALKKQHPKFKVVLSIGGWDWSNRFSNVAASAPARANFIASSLKAMRRHGLDGVDLDWEYPGEAGVPCVAGEVCARPEDRQNFITWTRELRAAFDAAGKQDGKHYLLTIAAGANGNYVGDGAWVQELARSLDWINIMAYDYHMPWEKRTGHHSALFADAGDPVTADGFYASRSVQRYLAAGVAADKLVLGVPFYGYGWKGCAAGPQGDGQYQLCQGGVSDGINGGNSYGYWQLLKKGDGYKRYRNALARSPYMYSAAEQVWITYEDPTSLQEKARYIKQQGLRGAMFWELSADGEGQLLRTLSEAMER, from the coding sequence ATGCAAGCTAAATTACTTCCTCTTGTCGCCGCGTTGGCGGCGTCGATCCCCGTCCCCCACGCGGCGGCGTCCGAAGTGGTCGGTTACTACCCCGGCTGGAAACATGCATCCTTCCCGGTGTCCAAGGTCGATGCGTCAAAGCTGACCATGGCGCTGTATGCCTTCGTGGACCTGTGCTGGGACGGTAAGCACGGCAACCCCGAGCCGTCGGTGAACGATGTGGCGCCCTGCCAGGAGCCGCTCAACGGCGCCTTGGCGTGGCGCGATGAAGCCTCCGATGCCGCCAACCTGCGCGCGCTGGCGGCGCTGAAAAAGCAGCATCCGAAGTTCAAGGTGGTGTTGTCGATTGGTGGCTGGGACTGGTCCAACCGTTTTTCGAATGTGGCGGCATCGGCGCCGGCGCGCGCCAACTTCATCGCGTCTTCGTTGAAGGCCATGCGCCGCCATGGGCTCGATGGGGTGGACCTCGATTGGGAATATCCGGGCGAAGCGGGCGTGCCTTGCGTGGCGGGTGAAGTGTGTGCGCGGCCTGAAGACCGGCAGAATTTCATCACCTGGACGCGCGAGTTGCGTGCGGCTTTCGACGCGGCGGGCAAGCAGGATGGCAAGCATTACCTCCTCACCATCGCCGCCGGCGCCAACGGCAATTACGTCGGCGACGGCGCGTGGGTGCAGGAGCTGGCGCGCAGCCTGGACTGGATCAACATCATGGCCTACGACTACCACATGCCGTGGGAGAAGCGCACCGGCCATCATTCGGCTTTGTTTGCCGATGCAGGCGATCCGGTGACGGCGGACGGTTTTTATGCATCGCGTTCGGTGCAGCGTTATCTGGCGGCTGGCGTGGCGGCGGACAAGCTGGTGCTGGGCGTGCCGTTCTATGGCTACGGTTGGAAAGGCTGCGCGGCGGGGCCGCAGGGCGATGGGCAGTATCAGCTGTGCCAGGGCGGTGTGAGCGACGGTATCAACGGCGGCAATTCATATGGCTATTGGCAGTTGCTGAAGAAGGGGGATGGGTACAAGCGCTATCGCAATGCCTTGGCCAGGTCGCCGTATATGTACAGCGCGGCGGAGCAGGTGTGGATTACGTATGAAGATCCGACGTCGCTACAGGAGAAGGCGCGTTATATCAAGCAGCAAGGGCTGCGCGGCGCGATGTTCTGGGAGTTGAGCGCGGACGGCGAGGGGCAGTTGTTGCGGACCTTGTCGGAGGCCATGGAGCGTTGA
- a CDS encoding sugar ABC transporter permease: MREDDGARRRLDFAAWLFLAPALILLAVFSFWPVAFGSLLAFTDYSLIRETHWVGLDNFRYIFDNEMFVTGLKNSLLFLLMVPFVQIGALSLAVLVNNKLPGIRYFRAAFYVPVVTTVSVVGIMWGFMFHEQGTLNYVLQTLQLVNAPVGWLSNDTIALFAIMFVTLWRGLGWYMVMYLAALQAVPADMQEAAILDGANRWQRFWKITVPMLRPTIMICSVLSVLAALKAYQEVDVLTQGGPMNSTFTGLYYAYDQGLKHLKLPRALAASFVVSIFCVGIALLCLRYIRPKHR, translated from the coding sequence ATGCGCGAGGACGACGGGGCACGCCGTCGCTTAGATTTCGCCGCTTGGCTGTTCCTCGCGCCCGCGCTAATTCTGCTGGCCGTGTTCTCGTTCTGGCCCGTGGCCTTCGGCTCGCTGCTGGCCTTCACCGACTACAGCCTGATACGCGAAACGCACTGGGTCGGCCTGGATAACTTCCGCTACATCTTCGACAACGAGATGTTCGTCACCGGCCTGAAAAACTCGCTGCTGTTCCTGCTGATGGTGCCCTTCGTGCAAATCGGCGCCCTAAGCCTGGCCGTCCTGGTGAACAACAAACTGCCCGGCATCCGCTACTTCCGCGCCGCGTTCTACGTGCCGGTGGTGACCACGGTCTCGGTGGTCGGCATCATGTGGGGCTTCATGTTCCACGAACAGGGCACGCTCAACTACGTGCTGCAAACGCTGCAACTGGTGAACGCGCCGGTCGGCTGGCTGTCCAACGACACCATCGCGCTGTTCGCCATCATGTTCGTCACGCTGTGGCGCGGCCTTGGCTGGTACATGGTGATGTACCTCGCCGCATTGCAAGCCGTCCCCGCCGACATGCAGGAAGCCGCCATCCTCGATGGCGCCAACCGCTGGCAGCGATTCTGGAAAATCACCGTGCCGATGCTGCGCCCGACCATCATGATCTGCTCCGTGCTCTCGGTGCTGGCCGCGCTCAAGGCCTATCAGGAAGTCGATGTGCTGACCCAGGGCGGCCCGATGAACTCCACCTTCACCGGCCTGTATTACGCCTACGACCAGGGCCTGAAGCACCTCAAGCTGCCGCGCGCTTTGGCCGCCAGCTTCGTGGTCTCCATCTTCTGCGTCGGCATCGCCCTGCTTTGCCTGCGCTACATTCGGCCCAAGCATCGATGA
- the ugpC gene encoding sn-glycerol-3-phosphate ABC transporter ATP-binding protein UgpC codes for MASVSLSNIVKHYDKTPVIHGIDLDIADGEFMVFVGPSGCGKSTLLRMIAGLETISGGALHIGGTLANDIAPAQRKLAMVFQSYALYPHMTVYENMAFALKLAGHKPAAVQEAVERAAAILQIAPLLKRKPKELSGGQRQRVAIGRAIVRKPEVFLFDEPLSNLDASLRVQMRVELSRLHKELNTTMIYVTHDQVEAMTLGQRIVVFNGGRIEQVGTPHELYNAPANLFVAGFLGTPKMNFIPGQVVAAGGNGVSVLLPDGAIIKVEACTGTDAAPQPGDRVTLGVRAEHLSIAAAQQEDNVIQVGVGHVEYLGDLSIVYTTLDGLPEMIAVKQTAEAAPLHAGSPARVHLPPSRCLLFNSEGRALPRAPQHI; via the coding sequence ATGGCCAGTGTCAGTCTCAGTAACATCGTCAAGCATTACGATAAAACGCCGGTCATCCACGGCATCGACCTCGATATCGCCGACGGCGAATTCATGGTCTTCGTCGGACCTTCCGGCTGCGGCAAGTCCACCCTGCTGCGCATGATCGCCGGCCTGGAAACCATCAGCGGCGGCGCGCTGCACATCGGCGGCACACTGGCCAACGACATCGCGCCGGCGCAGCGCAAGCTGGCCATGGTGTTCCAGTCGTATGCGCTGTACCCGCACATGACGGTGTACGAGAACATGGCCTTCGCCCTCAAGCTGGCCGGCCACAAGCCGGCAGCCGTGCAGGAGGCGGTGGAACGCGCCGCCGCCATCCTGCAGATTGCGCCGCTGCTCAAGCGTAAGCCGAAGGAACTGTCGGGCGGCCAGCGCCAGCGCGTGGCGATCGGCCGCGCCATCGTGCGCAAGCCCGAAGTGTTCCTGTTCGACGAACCGCTGTCGAATCTCGACGCCAGCCTGCGCGTGCAGATGCGGGTGGAACTCAGCCGCCTGCACAAGGAGCTGAACACCACCATGATCTACGTCACCCACGACCAGGTCGAGGCGATGACGCTGGGCCAGCGCATCGTGGTCTTCAACGGCGGCCGCATCGAGCAGGTGGGCACGCCGCATGAACTGTATAACGCGCCGGCCAACCTGTTCGTGGCCGGCTTCCTCGGCACGCCGAAGATGAATTTCATTCCCGGCCAGGTGGTCGCTGCCGGCGGCAATGGCGTGTCGGTGCTGCTGCCCGACGGCGCCATCATCAAGGTCGAAGCCTGCACCGGCACGGACGCCGCGCCGCAGCCGGGCGACCGCGTTACGCTGGGCGTACGCGCCGAACACCTGTCCATCGCCGCAGCGCAGCAGGAAGACAATGTCATCCAAGTGGGGGTCGGCCACGTTGAGTATCTGGGTGACCTGTCCATCGTCTACACCACGCTGGACGGCCTGCCCGAGATGATCGCCGTCAAGCAGACCGCCGAAGCGGCGCCGCTGCACGCTGGCAGCCCTGCCCGCGTCCATCTGCCGCCGTCGCGTTGCCTGCTTTTTAACTCCGAAGGCCGGGCGTTGCCTCGTGCACCGCAGCACATTTGA
- a CDS encoding GntR family transcriptional regulator produces MKSDQTTPLVHIRQHLNETSNLPLYQRLQRALRSAIEHHLLKPEDALPAERQLAADLEVSRITVRKAIDGLVSDGVLVRRPGSGNFINTRIEKNFAKLTSFSEDMRARGRTPRSVWLKRSEGTVTPDEAMRLRLSPGARVFRFNRMRYADDVPMCLEYATIVASCLPSLEAVDLSMYDALEKAGNRPVRALQRLSALLLNAEQAMLLQAKEGDAGLAVERLGFLRDGRAVEFCRSYFRGDMYDFVAELNAS; encoded by the coding sequence ATGAAAAGCGATCAAACGACACCACTGGTACACATTCGACAGCACCTCAATGAGACCAGTAACCTACCCCTGTACCAACGCCTTCAGCGCGCGCTGCGCTCAGCGATCGAGCATCATTTGCTGAAGCCGGAGGATGCCTTGCCGGCCGAACGGCAACTGGCCGCCGACCTGGAGGTCTCCCGCATCACGGTGCGCAAGGCCATCGACGGCCTGGTGAGCGATGGCGTGCTGGTGCGCCGGCCCGGCTCCGGCAATTTCATCAACACCCGGATTGAAAAGAACTTCGCCAAGCTGACTTCCTTTTCCGAGGACATGCGGGCGCGCGGCCGCACGCCGCGCAGCGTGTGGCTCAAGCGCTCGGAAGGCACGGTCACGCCGGACGAGGCGATGCGCCTGCGGCTCAGTCCCGGCGCCAGGGTGTTCCGCTTCAACCGCATGCGCTATGCGGACGACGTGCCGATGTGCCTTGAATACGCGACCATCGTGGCGTCCTGCCTGCCGTCGCTGGAGGCGGTGGACCTGTCCATGTACGACGCGCTGGAGAAGGCGGGCAACCGCCCGGTGCGGGCGTTGCAGCGTCTCTCCGCGTTGCTGTTAAACGCGGAGCAGGCCATGCTGCTGCAGGCGAAGGAGGGGGATGCTGGGCTGGCGGTGGAGCGGCTGGGCTTTTTGCGCGACGGACGGGCGGTGGAATTCTGCCGTTCCTACTTCCGTGGCGATATGTATGACTTTGTGGCGGAACTCAATGCAAGCTAA
- a CDS encoding SIS domain-containing protein → MMLKEALSAADCVALQLANDGDRYAELGRKLRSTSFSTALTIARGSSDHACAYAAYLIMARLGRVVASLPMSLVTLNKSPLITRDTLAISISQSGQSPDVVEPIRYFRDGGATTIALVNDIDSPLAHAAEFAMPLRAGKEQSVAATKSFITSLVASARLVAAWQNDPELLAGLEALPESLRAATNEDWSKAIEVLTPARNIMVVGRGISFPVALEASLKFKETSALQAEAFSGAEIKHGPMALIEEGYPLVIFATRGPTQASLLALASEMRGRGARVLLAAPADVAERDLTLPIAATPDLDPIVAIQAFYVMAAQLSAARGLDPDQPRHLSKVTKTN, encoded by the coding sequence ATGATGTTGAAAGAAGCCCTGTCCGCAGCTGATTGCGTCGCCCTGCAACTGGCCAACGACGGCGACCGTTACGCGGAGCTGGGCCGCAAATTGAGGAGCACGTCCTTCTCGACCGCCCTGACCATCGCGCGCGGCAGTTCGGACCACGCCTGCGCCTATGCGGCCTACCTGATCATGGCGCGTCTGGGCCGCGTGGTGGCCTCGCTGCCGATGTCGCTGGTGACCCTGAACAAATCGCCGCTGATCACGCGCGACACGCTGGCGATCTCAATTTCGCAATCGGGCCAGAGCCCGGACGTGGTCGAGCCGATCCGCTACTTCCGCGACGGCGGCGCCACCACCATCGCGCTGGTGAACGACATCGATTCGCCGCTGGCACACGCCGCCGAATTCGCAATGCCGCTGCGCGCCGGTAAAGAGCAGAGCGTGGCCGCGACCAAGAGCTTCATCACCAGCCTGGTGGCGAGCGCACGCCTGGTGGCGGCATGGCAGAACGACCCGGAGCTGCTGGCAGGCCTGGAAGCCCTGCCGGAATCGCTGCGCGCAGCGACCAATGAAGACTGGTCGAAGGCGATTGAAGTCTTGACGCCGGCCCGCAACATCATGGTGGTGGGACGCGGCATCAGCTTCCCGGTGGCGCTGGAAGCGTCGCTGAAGTTCAAGGAAACCTCGGCGCTGCAGGCGGAAGCCTTCAGCGGCGCGGAGATCAAGCATGGTCCGATGGCACTGATCGAAGAAGGCTATCCGCTGGTGATCTTCGCCACGCGCGGCCCGACCCAGGCCAGCCTGCTGGCGCTGGCGAGCGAAATGCGTGGCCGTGGCGCACGCGTACTGCTGGCCGCTCCGGCCGATGTGGCGGAACGCGATCTGACCTTGCCGATTGCGGCGACGCCGGATCTCGATCCTATCGTGGCGATCCAGGCCTTCTATGTGATGGCGGCCCAGTTGTCGGCCGCGCGCGGCCTGGACCCGGACCAGCCGCGTCACTTGAGCAAAGTCACGAAGACTAACTAA
- a CDS encoding MFS transporter — MENKQIRNPKFWVPSLYLAQGLPFFAVAIVANQMLKSMGVPNDELNHWTGLIGFAWVFKPLWSPFLELVSSKKLVVTFFQVFGGLCLGGVALALQAPFWFAACMGMLALVGISAATHDIACDGLYITSLDEKDQAKYAGWTGTFFNAAKFFTTGALLLLAGHFEKTLGVVPAWTICFCILGGMMVALGLYNGWALPLAKNEVTADTNAAAIARTLREVIVEFFKKPGIWVSIVFIILFRAGEAQVQSIGPLFLREARNLGGLGLSTAEVGAVYGTVGTVAFLIGSIAGGYFTSWLSLKRAILWLILAVNLPNVAFYLLSYFQPTDLAIIGAALSVEMFGYGFGFVGLILYMMQVVAPGKYQTAHYAFATGIMQLGFVLFKLFSGDIQIALGYQHFFVWVMICAIPVAILSQLIPMTARPQPKDEEPAVQQAAHAG; from the coding sequence ATGGAAAACAAACAAATCCGCAATCCGAAGTTCTGGGTGCCCAGCCTGTACCTCGCGCAGGGCCTGCCGTTCTTCGCCGTCGCGATTGTCGCCAACCAGATGTTGAAGAGCATGGGCGTGCCCAACGACGAACTCAATCACTGGACCGGCTTGATCGGTTTTGCGTGGGTGTTCAAGCCTTTGTGGAGTCCCTTCCTGGAACTGGTCAGCAGCAAGAAGCTGGTGGTTACCTTCTTCCAGGTGTTCGGCGGTTTGTGTTTGGGCGGCGTTGCGCTGGCCTTGCAGGCGCCGTTCTGGTTTGCCGCCTGCATGGGCATGCTCGCGCTGGTCGGCATCTCGGCCGCCACCCACGATATCGCCTGCGACGGCTTGTACATCACCAGCCTCGATGAAAAAGACCAGGCCAAGTACGCCGGCTGGACCGGCACCTTCTTCAATGCCGCCAAGTTCTTCACCACCGGCGCCCTGCTGCTGCTGGCCGGTCACTTCGAGAAGACGCTCGGCGTGGTGCCCGCGTGGACCATCTGCTTCTGCATCCTCGGTGGCATGATGGTAGCGCTGGGTCTCTACAACGGCTGGGCGCTGCCGCTGGCGAAGAACGAAGTCACCGCCGACACCAACGCCGCCGCCATCGCCCGCACGCTGCGCGAAGTGATCGTAGAGTTTTTCAAGAAGCCCGGCATCTGGGTCTCGATCGTGTTCATCATCCTGTTCCGCGCTGGCGAGGCGCAGGTGCAGTCCATCGGTCCGCTGTTCCTGCGCGAGGCGCGCAACCTCGGCGGCCTTGGCCTGTCCACCGCCGAAGTGGGGGCGGTGTATGGCACGGTCGGCACGGTGGCCTTCCTGATCGGCTCCATCGCCGGCGGCTACTTCACTTCGTGGCTGAGCCTCAAGCGCGCCATCCTGTGGCTGATCCTGGCGGTCAATCTGCCGAATGTGGCGTTCTATCTGCTGTCCTATTTCCAGCCGACCGACCTTGCCATCATCGGCGCGGCGCTCAGCGTGGAGATGTTCGGCTACGGCTTCGGCTTCGTGGGTCTGATCCTGTACATGATGCAGGTGGTCGCGCCGGGCAAATACCAGACCGCGCACTACGCCTTCGCCACCGGCATCATGCAGCTGGGCTTCGTGCTGTTCAAGCTATTCAGCGGCGACATCCAGATCGCGCTGGGCTACCAGCACTTCTTCGTCTGGGTGATGATCTGCGCGATTCCGGTCGCCATCCTGTCGCAACTGATTCCGATGACGGCGCGCCCGCAGCCGAAGGACGAAGAACCGGCGGTGCAGCAAGCCGCCCACGCGGGATAA
- a CDS encoding carbohydrate ABC transporter permease, whose translation MKTITHYLLLCAIAVVCVFPFWWTLVTALSTEGNIFAYPPTFWPQKPSLDNFIEVFNAIPIWRFFRNSVFIAACTVFWKLVLCSAAAYPLARMQFKGRKLVFGLILATLVLPSEVNFLVNFITVTKLSLVDTYTGVILPNVVNAVAILLLKQAFEEVPQDLIDAARVDGASEWIIFSKIMLPLIAPWLATVGILTAVEAWNEYIWPSIVMSKPDEFPLSVGVLYLRGTFGSSTRVIAAGTVLTILPTLAAFLFTQRFFMRGMDGAVK comes from the coding sequence ATGAAGACCATCACACACTACCTGCTGCTGTGCGCCATCGCCGTGGTCTGCGTGTTCCCGTTCTGGTGGACGCTGGTCACCGCGCTGTCCACCGAAGGCAACATCTTCGCCTACCCGCCCACCTTCTGGCCGCAGAAGCCGTCGCTGGATAACTTCATCGAAGTGTTCAACGCCATCCCGATCTGGCGCTTCTTCCGCAACTCGGTGTTCATCGCCGCCTGCACCGTGTTCTGGAAACTGGTGCTGTGCTCCGCCGCCGCGTACCCGTTGGCGCGCATGCAGTTCAAGGGCCGCAAGCTGGTGTTTGGCCTGATCCTCGCCACGCTGGTGCTGCCGTCGGAAGTCAACTTTCTGGTCAACTTCATCACCGTCACGAAACTGAGCCTGGTCGACACTTACACCGGCGTGATCCTGCCCAACGTGGTCAACGCCGTCGCCATCCTGCTGCTGAAGCAAGCCTTCGAAGAAGTACCGCAAGACCTGATCGACGCCGCCCGCGTGGACGGCGCCTCCGAGTGGATCATCTTCAGCAAGATCATGCTGCCGCTGATCGCCCCGTGGCTGGCCACCGTCGGCATCCTGACGGCGGTCGAGGCATGGAACGAATACATCTGGCCTTCCATCGTCATGAGCAAGCCGGACGAATTCCCGCTGTCGGTGGGCGTGCTGTATTTGCGCGGCACCTTCGGCAGCAGCACGCGCGTGATCGCCGCAGGCACCGTGCTGACCATCCTGCCCACGCTGGCAGCCTTCTTATTTACCCAACGATTCTTCATGCGCGGCATGGACGGAGCAGTGAAATGA
- the nagZ gene encoding beta-N-acetylhexosaminidase yields MTTQNDYRKIAGQLIMIRFPGTVLDTATADFLKANSIRAVCLFRGNMTDSEQLAKLTADLRAAMGPESLIAIDQEGGAVVRSTWVPAPPAAMGLGAANDTDLAYRTGAAVARAVKALGFNWNFAPVLDLNNNPHNPVIAERSFGAEPQRAAELAMAWMAGSHAEGVACCVKHFPGHGDTNVDSHRDLPTVNKPVEELNRLELAPFRIASGAAPAMMTAHIVYPTLDPENPATMSRRILNDLLRDEWKYQGIIITDGMDMHAIAGRYGVGNAAVRALTAGADMVMALGTTETQEETLNAIAAALASGALSQDEVQHRLDRLAALAKAYPCKPRSYKEDAADREVMAEGWRRSLTAYGAPQRPAAGAKLRLIARQDVVSDGVSEAGVPAGVVAESLRKLYDVELVTFADADTFDWNALPQDGRFTMLASTSRLRYGRHARDTWRPNLHLALWNPYQALDIDAPALMTYGFAQPALEAVNAWLSGELQATGNAPVPGFDK; encoded by the coding sequence ATGACAACTCAAAACGACTACAGAAAAATCGCCGGCCAACTTATCATGATCCGCTTCCCAGGCACCGTGCTGGACACGGCCACCGCCGACTTCCTGAAAGCGAACAGCATCCGCGCCGTCTGCCTGTTCCGCGGGAACATGACCGATTCCGAGCAACTGGCCAAGCTGACCGCCGACCTGCGCGCCGCCATGGGCCCGGAATCGCTGATCGCCATCGACCAGGAAGGCGGCGCCGTGGTGCGTTCGACCTGGGTGCCGGCGCCGCCGGCCGCCATGGGCCTGGGCGCGGCCAACGACACCGATCTGGCCTACCGCACCGGCGCCGCCGTGGCGCGCGCCGTCAAGGCGCTGGGCTTCAACTGGAACTTCGCGCCGGTGCTGGACCTGAACAACAACCCGCACAATCCGGTCATCGCCGAGCGCTCCTTCGGCGCCGAGCCGCAGCGCGCCGCCGAACTGGCGATGGCGTGGATGGCCGGCAGCCATGCCGAAGGCGTGGCTTGCTGCGTCAAGCACTTCCCCGGCCACGGCGACACCAACGTCGATTCGCACCGCGACCTGCCGACCGTGAACAAGCCGGTGGAAGAACTGAACCGCCTGGAACTGGCGCCGTTCCGCATCGCCTCCGGCGCGGCGCCGGCCATGATGACCGCGCACATTGTCTACCCGACGCTCGATCCCGAGAATCCGGCCACCATGTCGCGCCGCATCCTCAACGACCTGCTGCGCGATGAATGGAAGTACCAGGGCATCATCATCACCGACGGCATGGACATGCACGCCATCGCCGGCCGCTATGGCGTCGGCAACGCCGCCGTACGCGCGCTGACCGCCGGCGCCGACATGGTGATGGCGCTGGGCACCACCGAAACGCAGGAAGAAACGCTGAACGCCATCGCCGCCGCCCTCGCATCAGGTGCGCTGTCGCAGGACGAAGTGCAGCATCGCCTGGACCGCCTGGCGGCGCTGGCGAAAGCCTATCCATGCAAACCGCGCTCGTACAAGGAAGATGCGGCCGACCGCGAGGTGATGGCCGAAGGCTGGCGTCGCAGCCTGACTGCCTACGGTGCGCCACAGCGGCCGGCGGCCGGCGCCAAGCTGCGCCTGATCGCGCGCCAGGATGTGGTGAGCGACGGCGTGTCCGAAGCCGGCGTGCCTGCCGGCGTGGTGGCCGAGTCGCTGCGCAAGCTGTACGACGTCGAACTGGTCACCTTTGCCGACGCCGACACCTTCGACTGGAACGCGCTGCCGCAGGACGGCCGTTTCACCATGCTGGCCTCCACCTCGCGCCTGCGCTACGGCCGGCACGCGCGCGACACCTGGCGTCCGAACCTGCACCTGGCGCTTTGGAATCCCTACCAGGCCTTGGACATCGACGCCCCGGCCCTGATGACCTACGGTTTCGCTCAGCCTGCGCTGGAAGCGGTCAACGCATGGCTTTCAGGCGAACTTCAAGCCACCGGCAACGCACCGGTTCCAGGCTTCGACAAATAA
- a CDS encoding extracellular solute-binding protein, with product MIARSLWIPACAGTTALLLAASAHAADKIEFWTFSMKPKFTPYYETLVKNYEAANPGVKVEWVDFPWDIIQTKLVTRIVAGTPPALVNLNVPWADEFARDGLLAPIDNLLADARQRYIPSTLEDLTFNGKTYGFPMYSNVAVIAYNTQIFKAAGIPHAPRNLDEQLLFARRIAAHTGKAGLCPALSKIDGLMMQQGLPVITNGKAVFNSPGHVALIRKLAETYKAGGLLKDALFAEDNFPAAIDAYKGGRLGMLLAPPTAVKRIQSDAKDIYAITDVAPAPLGPTGIADGGWLIHYAVPKNVDPKLMPAIGKFARYLTNDANQLAFAKQASVFPAMAQAANDPFFTNVPPGAGAAEKAVAAGAVSMPHAHTLYVAGITDYDELRRYLVKAVEAGVTGKQDIQQALDQAVAIWNKKLASQRSH from the coding sequence GTGATCGCACGCAGTCTATGGATCCCCGCCTGCGCGGGGACGACGGCGCTGCTGCTGGCAGCGAGCGCCCACGCTGCCGACAAGATCGAGTTCTGGACCTTCAGCATGAAGCCCAAGTTCACGCCCTATTACGAGACGCTGGTGAAAAACTACGAGGCAGCGAATCCGGGCGTGAAGGTGGAGTGGGTGGACTTCCCCTGGGATATCATCCAGACCAAACTGGTGACCCGCATCGTGGCCGGCACGCCGCCCGCGCTGGTCAACCTCAACGTCCCATGGGCCGACGAATTCGCCCGCGACGGCCTGCTCGCCCCCATCGACAATCTGCTGGCCGACGCCCGCCAACGCTATATCCCCAGCACGCTGGAGGACCTCACCTTCAACGGCAAGACCTACGGCTTCCCGATGTATAGCAACGTCGCCGTCATCGCCTACAACACCCAGATTTTCAAGGCCGCCGGCATCCCGCACGCGCCGCGCAATCTCGACGAACAGTTGCTGTTCGCGCGCCGGATCGCCGCGCACACCGGCAAGGCCGGCCTGTGTCCGGCGCTATCCAAGATCGACGGCCTGATGATGCAGCAAGGCCTGCCCGTCATCACCAATGGCAAGGCAGTCTTCAATTCGCCCGGCCACGTGGCGCTGATCCGCAAGCTGGCCGAGACCTACAAGGCCGGCGGCCTGCTGAAGGACGCGCTGTTCGCCGAAGATAACTTCCCCGCTGCAATCGACGCCTACAAGGGCGGCCGCCTCGGCATGCTGCTGGCGCCACCGACGGCGGTAAAACGCATCCAGAGCGACGCCAAAGATATCTACGCCATCACCGACGTCGCTCCGGCACCGCTCGGCCCCACCGGCATCGCCGATGGCGGCTGGTTGATACACTACGCCGTGCCGAAGAACGTCGACCCGAAACTGATGCCGGCCATCGGCAAATTCGCCCGCTATCTCACCAACGACGCCAACCAGCTGGCCTTCGCCAAACAGGCCAGCGTGTTCCCGGCGATGGCGCAAGCGGCCAACGATCCCTTCTTCACCAACGTGCCACCAGGCGCCGGTGCGGCGGAAAAAGCCGTGGCGGCGGGCGCCGTATCGATGCCGCATGCGCACACGCTGTACGTCGCCGGCATCACCGACTACGACGAACTGCGCCGCTACCTGGTAAAAGCCGTCGAAGCCGGCGTCACCGGCAAGCAGGACATCCAGCAGGCGCTCGACCAGGCAGTCGCGATCTGGAACAAGAAGCTCGCCTCGCAGCGGAGTCATTGA